A region of the Mycobacteriales bacterium genome:
GGGCAATGACGTCGGCAGTCAGTACCGGTCGGCGATCTACTACACCGACGACGAGCAGCGGGCGAGCGCGGAGAAGTCGCGTGACGTCTACGGAAAGCGGCTCGCCGACGCCGGATACGGCGCCATCACGACCGAAATCGCCCCGGCCGGCCCGTTCTACTACGCCGAGGACTACCACCAGCAGTACCTCTTCAAGGTTCCCAACGGCTACTGCCCGGTGAACGCAACCGGCGTCTCCTGCCCGGTGGGCCTCGACACCCCGGCGTCCACCGACCAGGCCTGAGCTCGACGACATACCCGTGACCTGCTCGCCCGCGCCCCGCTCGATCGCCTGGTCGATCCTGCCTGTGCCGGCCCCCATCCGGGAGCTGACGATCGGCACGTCCGATGCCGGGGTCGTCTACGTCGGCTTCGGCGACGGCCTGCGGTGGTTGACGGTGGCCGCGCGCCGGGTGGGTGCGGACCTGATCGGCGACCGCGACCGGACCCGGGTGGTGTGCCGGGAGGTGACCGAATATCTCGGCGGCGACCGCACGGACTTCACCGTGCCGGTCGACTGGTCACTGACATCGGGGACCCAGCGCACGGTCCTGATGTCGTTGCAGGAAACCGTCGGATACGGCACCACCGCCACCTACGGCGAGTTGGCGGTCCGCAGCGGTGCCTACGGCGCCGAGCTCGGAGCGCACGCCGCCCGCGGGGTCGGATCGATCATGGGGTCCAACCCGATCCCGCTCGTCGTGCCCTGTCATCGCGTCGTCGCGGCCGACGGACTCGGTGGGTTCGGCGGCGGACTCGAGGTGAAGCGGTGGTTGCTCGAACTCGAGGGAGCTCTGCCGGCGACGCTGGCGTTTGACCTCGCCTAAGTATTTTGTCCGCGCTGTCGTGGAATCCGTGAAATCTGCGCGAATTTCTTTCGTGGCCCGTTTATCTTCCACCGAATTGGGCAGAACGGAAGCGGTACCGCAGCACGGACAGATTTCGCATTGCTCCGTGTCGGAAAGCGGTGACCGGGGGGCACGGGGTGAGCACGGTATGGCAGTCGGAAGCGCCGATGCGCGCGACCGGCTTTCGCCATGAGGCCCTCCTCTACGCCGGATCCGACCAATTCCGCGACGCCGCAGCGTCCTTCATCCACGCCGGACTAGCGGCCGACGAGCGCGTGCTGGTGATGGTGCCGGGCACCAAGATCGATCTGGTGCGGTCGGCCGTAGACGGGCACGACCCCCGGGTTTCCTACGCCGACATGACCGAGGTGGGCCGCAATCCGGCCCGGATCATCCCGGCCTGGCGCGAGTTCGTCGGCTCCACCGCCGATGGCCGGCGGACGCGCGGGATCGGCGAGCCGATCTGGGCGGGTCGCACGCCTGCCGAGCTCGCCGAGTGCCAAGGACACGAATCACTGCTCAACGAGGCCTTCGGCGCCCACGAGCCGATGACACTCATGTGCCCCTACGACCTCGAGACACTCGACTCGTCGGTGATCGCGGCGGCCTACGCCAGTCATCCCGAGGTGGTCAGCAGCGACCAGACCACGACGAAGAGCCGCTCCTACACCGGATCCGAGGGCTGGCGCGCCATCAATGAGCGGCCGCTGCCGGAGCCCCCCGTCGCGCCCTTCGAGATGGAGTTCGACCTGGACCGACTCCGCGAGGTGCGGGCCTTCGCGAATCGGATCGCCGCCGACTTCGGCCTCTCCGACTGCCGTGCGAGCGAGTTCGTGCTGGCCGTCGACGAACTCGCCACCAACAGCGTGCGCCACGGCGGAGGTGGCGGCAGGATGCGCATCTGGCCGGACGCGGCTGATCTGGTTGGTGAGATCCACGACGCCGGCCGGATCGACCAGCCGCTCGCCGGCCGCGTCCAC
Encoded here:
- a CDS encoding sensor histidine kinase produces the protein MSTVWQSEAPMRATGFRHEALLYAGSDQFRDAAASFIHAGLAADERVLVMVPGTKIDLVRSAVDGHDPRVSYADMTEVGRNPARIIPAWREFVGSTADGRRTRGIGEPIWAGRTPAELAECQGHESLLNEAFGAHEPMTLMCPYDLETLDSSVIAAAYASHPEVVSSDQTTTKSRSYTGSEGWRAINERPLPEPPVAPFEMEFDLDRLREVRAFANRIAADFGLSDCRASEFVLAVDELATNSVRHGGGGGRMRIWPDAADLVGEIHDAGRIDQPLAGRVHPLRNDENGRGLWLVNQLCDLVETRSTPTGTVIRLRVSRCPGSVDGG
- a CDS encoding peptide-methionine (S)-S-oxide reductase; the encoded protein is GNDVGSQYRSAIYYTDDEQRASAEKSRDVYGKRLADAGYGAITTEIAPAGPFYYAEDYHQQYLFKVPNGYCPVNATGVSCPVGLDTPASTDQA
- a CDS encoding methylated-DNA--[protein]-cysteine S-methyltransferase; the encoded protein is MPAPIRELTIGTSDAGVVYVGFGDGLRWLTVAARRVGADLIGDRDRTRVVCREVTEYLGGDRTDFTVPVDWSLTSGTQRTVLMSLQETVGYGTTATYGELAVRSGAYGAELGAHAARGVGSIMGSNPIPLVVPCHRVVAADGLGGFGGGLEVKRWLLELEGALPATLAFDLA